A region of the Dickeya chrysanthemi NCPPB 402 genome:
CAGCGATGCCCGCAAGCTGTTTATCGATGAGGTCAACACCTCGGATGTATTTTATCAACTGAGAGACGAGTTCAACCTCTGTACTAATGACTATCGTCGGGCATTGTTGTTTCTGTATCTGAACCGGCATTGTTATAACGGTCTGTGCCGCTATAACATGCGGGGTGAGTTCAATGTGCCGTTCGGGCGCTATAAAAAGCCTTATTTTCCGGAAGAAGAGCTTTATTGGTTTGCGGAAAAGGCACAGAACGCGACCTTCGTTTGCGAGCATTATCAACAGACGCTGACCAACGCGACCTCGGGTTCGGTGGTGTATTGCGATCCGCCTTATGCGCCGTTGTCGGCGACGGCCAACTTTACGGCGTACCACACTAACAACTTTAACCATCAGGACCAGCAAAATCTGGCGCAACTGGCGCAACGGTTATCGTCGCAAAACCAGATCCCGGTGCTGATTTCCAATCATGATACGGTGCTGACTCGTGAATGGTATCGTGATGCGTCATCGTTGTATGTGGTCAAAGCGCGCCGTACCATCAGCCGCAATATTTCGGGCCGCAGTAAGGTGAATGAATTGCTGGCGTTGTATTGTCAGGCGACGTCCTGAGCGTGGCAACGCGCGATGGGCGGGGGAACCGGTGAAAAGGTATCCTGTGTTCCCCGCGAACAGTGTTGTTCATGAATGCCGTTCTTCATACACAGTGTTCTTCGTAAGTAGTGTTCTTCGTAAACACAATGTTCTTCGTAGACACCATGTTCTTCGTAAACACCGTGTTCTTCGTAAACATAGTGTTTTTCGTAAACATAGTGTTCCCCAACAGAGTGGCTGTACAGGCGTGCCGTCAATGGCCGAACCCGGCAGCGGAATGCAGACTTGATGGTTTGGAGAAACGCATGAAACCGTTTTTAATCGCCCCGTCTATTTTGTCGGCTGACTTTGCCCGTCTTGGCGAGGACACCGCGCGCGCGCTGGCTGCCGGGGCGGATGTCGTTCACTTTGATGTGATGGATAACCACTACGTTCCCAATCTGACGATTGGCCCGCTGGTGCTGAAATCCTTACGCAATTACGGCATCACCGCGCCGGTGGATGTGCATCTGATGGTCAAACCGGTGGACAGACTGATACCTGATTTTGCCGAAGCGGGAGCCAGCTTCATTACGTTTCATCCCGAGGCATCCGAGCATGTCGACCGTACGTTGCAACTGATCAAGGATCATGGTTGTAAAGCCGGACTGGTGTTTAACCCCGCTACATCGTTGAGTTATCTTGATTATGTGATGGATAAGCTGGATATCATTCTGCTGATGTCGGTGAATCCGGGCTTTGGCGGCCAGTCGTTTATTCCATCAACGCTGGATAAGCTACGTCAGGTGCGTCGGCGGATTGATGAAAGCGGTTATGACATCCGCCTTGAAGTGGATGGCGGCGTCAAAGTGGATAACATCGCCCAGATTGCGGCTGCCGGCGCCGACATGTTCGTGGCCGGTTCGGCAATTTTCGGCCAGCCGGATTATCGTGCGGTGATTGACCGTATGCGGCAGGAACTGAAGGCGGTGCGTCATGACTGATTTTGCTGCGATTCGTGGGTTGGCGTTTGATCTGGATGGTACGCTGGTCAATAGTGCGCCGGGGCTGGCTAAAGCCGTGGATATGACATTAGGTGCGTTGTCNNNNNNNNNNNNNNNNNNNNNNNNNNNNNNNNNNNNNNNNNNNNNNNNNNNNNNNNNNNNNNNNNNNNNNNNNNNNNNNNNNNNNNNNNNNNNNNNNNNNAGCCGACGGACAGGCAGATTCAGGACGCCCGAACGCTGTTCGATAAGTATTATGCCCGCACGGTAGACAGCGGCAGTCTGTTGTTCCCAGAGGTGCAGGACACACTGGACGAACTGGCCGGACGCGGCTTTCGTATGGCGGTGGTCACCAATAAACCGACGCCGTTTGTCGCGCCGCTGCTGGATATGCTGGGGATTGGGCGCTATTTCTCGCTGATTTTGGGCGGCGATGACGTCACCGAGAAAAAACCGCATCCGGCGCCGTTATATATGGTGCTGGGTAAGTTGGGTCTGCGGGTGAACGAATTGCTGTTTGTCGGCGACTCGCGTAATGATATACAGGCAGCCCGCGCCGCCGGATGCCCTTGCGTCGGTATGACGTACGGTTATAACTATGGCGAGGCGATCGCCCTGAGTCACCCTGACGTGGTGCTGGATCGCTTTGCGGATTTATTGACCCTTGATGGGTTATCCTTTTTAAACGATCAGGAAGCATGACATGAGTAAGCCCATTGTATTTAGCGGCGCACAGCCGTCAGGCGAGTTGACCATTGGTAACTACATGGGTGCGTTACGTCAGTGGGTCAATATGCAGGATGATTTTCACTGCATCTATTGTATCGTCGATCAGCACGCGATCACCGTACGTCAGGATCCGCAGCAATTACGCAAGGCGACGCTGGATACGCTGGCGCTTTATCTGGCCTGTGGCATCGACCCGCAAAAGAGCACGATTTTCGTTCAGTCGCATGTGCCGGAACACGCACAGTTGAGCTGGCTGCTGAACTGCTACACCTATTTTGGTGAGCTGAGTCGCATGACCCAATTCAAGGACAAGTCCGCCCGTTATGAGGAAAACATCAACGCCGGGCTGTTCGACTATCCGGTCCTGATGGCGGCCGATATCCTGCTGTATCAAACCAATCAGGTGCCGGTGGGTGAAGATCAGAAACAGCATCTGGAACTCAGCCGGGATATCGCCCAGCGCTTCAACGCGATTTACGGCGACGTTTTCCGCGTGCCGGAGCCGTTTATTCCTAAATCCGGCGCACGGGTGATGTCCCTGCTGGAGCCCACCAAAAAGATGTCCAAGTCGGATGATAACCGTAATAACGTCATCGGGTTGCTGGAAGACACGAAATCGGTGGTGAAGAAGATCAAACGTGCCGTAACCGATTCCGACGAGCCGCCGGTGGTACGCTACGATCAGCAAAACAAGGCGGGGGTTTCCAACCTGTTGGATATTCTCTCTGGGGTGACGGGGAAATCCATCCCCGACCTGGAGAAAGAGTTTGAAGGGCAGATGTATGGGCATCTGAAAGGCGCGGTAGCCGATGCCGTATCCGGTATGTTGAGCGAGTTGCAGGCGCGTTATCACCGCTTCCGTGATGATGAAGCTTTCCTGCAGCAGGTGATGCGCGATGGCGCGCAAAAAGCCAGCGCGCGTGCGCAGGAAACGCTGCGTAAGGTGTATGACGTGGTGGGATTTGTCGCACGTCCGTAACCTGATTTGCGTTCGTCGCCGTTCAGACAGCGCCGTCTCCATACCGGAGACGGCGTTTTTTATGGACGAATGGCGGGCGCATAACTGAAAAAAGAGTGTAAATAGGGCAACTGCCTAATCATAGGGCGGATAATTTTCACAAATGTTATAAATTGCCTAATGACCTCACAGCAGACTTCCTCAATAATCGATATAAATAAAACGCAATTTTATTAAATCAGCACTGTGTTTTTATTCTTGCCGCATACATAAAAGCCCGTGCTGGCAGGCGCTCCACCNNNNNNNNNNNNNNNNNNNNNNNNNNNNNNNNNNNNNNNNNNNNNNNNNNNNNNNNNNNNNNNNNNNNNNNNNNNNNNNNNNNNNNNNNNNNNNNNNNNNTGTTGATCCAGCACTAATAAGGCTTGCGGCGTATCTTCCTTTTGACCGTTTTCCTTCCCCGGTAACGCAATATGGGTGCCGGGGAAGTCGGATCGTGACCATCGTATTGTTATTCAGGCGGGCAACAGAGCAAATAGTGCTCTTTTTTTCGCCAATGGGTGGTCGGGATCGCGTAAAAAAAGGTAAATGGGTAGCGCAGAAAGGGACGGCTATTTAAAATCGGTACGCTTTCTGTCGTTGATCCTCAAAAGGAATTCTTCATGTCAAAACGTATACTGGCAGCGGTAGTCACTGTATTTTCTCTGACCGCTTTTTCACCGGCTTTTGCCGCTACTACCACGTCCACCCATGTGCTGCTGACAACCTCTGCGGGCAACATCGAACTGGCTCTGGATGATCAAAAAGCGCCGGTTTCTGTGAAAAACTTTGTTGATTACGTCAACAGTGGTTTTTACAACGGCACTATCTTCCACCGGGTGATCCCTGGGTTCATGGTTCAGGGTGGCGGTTTCAGCAGTGATATGAAACAGAAACCCACCAATCCGCCTATCAAGAATGAAGCGGACAATGGCCTGCGTAACCTGCGTGGCACCATATCCATGGCACGCACCAGCGAAAAAGACAGCGCCACCAGCCAGTTCTTTATCAATGTTGCGGACAACGCTTTTCTGGATCATGGCCAGCGTGATTTTGGCTACGCCGTCTTCGGTAAAGTGGTAAAAGGCATGGAAGTGGCTGACAAGATTTCTCAGGTTCAGACAGAAAATGTGGGGCCGTACCAGAATGTGCCTTCTAAACCGATTGTGATTCAGTCAGTGAAGATTATTAAGAAATAACCACCTGCTGACCCGACATGTCCTGATGAGAGGTTAACCTGTCCCTTTGCCGTTAAACGGCAAGGGGACTTTTCATTTCAATCGACGCTATGCGTCCGCTTGCGCCTTTCTTTGCCCGGTTATTGCGCCTGTATCGGCTAATCAAATAGGTCATGCCAGCCACTGGGCATGACTGGCATTTTCAATGGCAGATAATACCGGAGTGATTTATTCCAGCTCTTTAGCCATTTGCTGCAACCAGGTATCCACATTCGTGCTCGGGATCGTCAGCGCGCGTTTGGTGGCGGTGGCGGTCGGATACCCTCCCACTTCGCTCTGGCTGTTGACGAATGTGCCGCTGCGTTTCTGGAAGTCGTTAACGATGCGTTTATCCACCGTGTCGCGGTCTTTCGGACGAGCGCCGGCATGTTGTGTTACCTGATTGGCTACCGACGAGGCGCTGATCGCAGTCAACCCGGTGGGCCACACCGGCGCCGATTTCAGCAGGTTAATGCCCGTGCCGGAGGTTTGAGCCACGGCTTTGCCTGCTTTGTCGAAGGCCAGGTTATCGCTCATCCAGACATCGCCGCCGGTGGTATTGCTGCCAACCAGCGACAGGCCGGATTTGGTGTTGGCACCGTGATACATCACGTTACCGGCGATCGCCACTTTGGCGTTAACCGGCAGAGAACGACCTTCCCATTCGCTCTGAATTGCGCCAATACGAATGCCCCAAATACCTGGGTTGTAGATCAGGTTGTTGACGACAACGCCGGTGGTCGCGCCCTTGAACCATGGGTTGCGTTCGTTGTTGTGGGCGTACAGGTTGCCGATGATTGCCGCGTTGGTCACGTTATCGTGGACCAGCGTGCCCATCGAGTGAATGCCTTTAGAGTGGCTGGAGTCGTACAGACCTTCTGCAATGATGTTGTTGGAGAAGGTGACGTTATGCGCGGTGCCGGACTGGCCGTCGTAACGCGGGCCGGAAACCGACAGGTTTTCATCGGTGCCCCAGGCAAAGCTGCAATGGTCCACCACCACGTTGTAGGCATTCGGCCCGGTGAGCGACACGTCTTTTTCAAAGCCGCTCTTTTTGGCGTGGCCGTTATCGCCGATGCGGAAACGGATATGCTGCATCAGGACGTCATGGGTGGAGATCGACATACCGCCCTTAACCAGGGTGATACCTGGCGATGGCGCTGTTTGCCCGGCAATGGTGACGTAGGGTTCGGCGAGCCGGATGTCTTGCTCGTTGAGGTCAATAATACCGCCCACTTCAAACACGATAATACGCGGGCCTTTGGTAGCCAGCGCTTCGCGCAGCGAGCCGGCGCCGCTGGATGCCAGTGTGGTGACGCGAATAACTTTGCCGCCGCTGCCGGCCACCGTTTCGGTGCCGAATCCTTTCAGGTCAGGGGCGGCAGTACTGGCGGCCTGAGCGGTCAGGACGCTGGTACTGAATAATAATGTGAATAACAGGGTGTGTTTCATCATGGCTTGATCCCTATGCCGGGGGGGCTTGTCCTGCCTGATGGCGAGGAGCGGCTAAATAAAAAACGGGCGAGTAAAGCGTGCTCTCCCGTCCAGAATGAATCTTGCGATAACCGCCCGGCAGAGCCGGGCGGAGGGCGTTCCAGGCATCAGCGATGCCGACGGGAACGGATTATTTACAGGCTGAGCTGGCCAGCGTGGCCAGGTTTTTGCCTACACCGGCGTAGTTGGCCAGTTTGTCTTTCACGCACTGTGCGCTAACCGGGCTGTAGCTATAAGGCACGGTCGGGTAGGTGCCAGTGGAGGTCCAGGTGTCAGCGTTGCGGTACTCTTTTGTATCCGGCGTCCAGGTGATGTTGTAGGTGGCGAAATCAGCCGGTTTGGTGATGTTGTTGCCTTTCAGCACCCAGGTGCCGAAGTTGCTGCCGTCATAGCGGGAGGTGACCGGGCTCACCGCGTTTTCGAACCAGTTGTTTTCGATCAGCGCCTTGCCGTTCTGACGGACGTTCAGGCCGGAACTGGTGATACCGGTGTACAGGTTGTTGTAGGCATGGACGTTACCACCGCGCTGCAACGGCAGACGAGCATTGACGTCGCTGTAGATGTTGTGGTGATAGGTGATGTTGCGTTCAGCCGTGTCGGAGGAGCTGAAACCAGACAGGCCGACTTTCTTCACGCCGTGGATGTAGTTGTAAGAGATGGTGACGTAAGTCGCGCCTTTTTTGATATCGATCGCGGATTCGAAGGTGGTGTCGCCATCTTTAGTACCGTCGCACTCGTGGTTAGCGGCAAACAGTTCGTTATGATCCAGCCAGACGTTCGGCGAGTTGTCGATACGGAACATATCGCCGTCCTGAGCCCCGCCCGGCAGGTAGCCGATACGCATGTTGCGTACCACGATGTCGGAAGAGTTGACGATCCAGATACCGAAGTTAGCGGAAGAACCGTTGGCACCGATAATGGTGAGCCCTTTGGTGAAATCTTTGATTTCCACGCCACGGGCATCTTTGCTCCACTGGCCGCAGATATTGGCGGCGGCGGCATTAATCAGGCTGTCTTCGTTGCCGGTATAGGTGATCACCAGCGGATAAGCCCCGCCTTTCACTTTTTTGCCGTTAGCGTCGACTTTAGCGGCTTCAATGATATTGACGATGTCCTGCATTGAGCTGGCCGTTTTCTTCACGGCGCCGGAGACGTCACCACCGTCCGTTTTGGTATAACCGCCGGTATCCGCGGCCAGGCTGTATTGACTGAATGCCAACAGCAGGCCGGCGGCAATCGGAGTAATGAGTGATTTCATGAGTCGAGTTCCTGTTTTTTAAAAAAATATGAGATGGGCATTTATCGTTCCACATGCCCTTACTTATGGTTGATGCGGTAGGGATATTCCCGCCATGTTTTCTGTTAGTCGCATGAATCACGTCGGGTATAGATAAGTAAAACCGAATCACACGCATCAACCTGTGCTCAGTTTTAGCTCAAAAAGGATACATTTCAATAGTTGGAACGCCGGTTCATTATTAGTATCTATTATGTTTTTTCGAATTATGACAGGCGTCACTTTTTGTGGACGGAGTTCCGACCTGTCGCTTATAACCGTTAATAATTAAAAAGCTATTGATTATTAAATTTGTCTGAAAAGCGACGTCAGGCTTGTGCATCTTGCCGGGTTCTCAGTGGATCGGTAGCAAAAAAAGAGCGGGCATTGAGCCCGCTCGAGGGTGGGATAACCCGGTGAGTCAGGCGGATGCGCCTGCCTCTGCGTGAGATTATTTACAGGCTGTGCTGGTCAGCGTGGCCAGATTTTTACCCACGCCGGCATAGCCAGGCAGTTTGTCCTTCACGCATTGTGCGCTGACCGGGCTGTAGTTGTAGGCCACGGTCGGGAAGGTGCCGGTGGAGGTCCAGCTGTCGGCATTCACATAAGGCTTGGTGTCGGCCGTCCAGGTGATGCTGTAGGTAGAGAAGTCGGCCGGTTTGGTGATGTTGTTGCCTTTCAGCACCCAGGTACCGAAGTTTTTGCCGTCATAACGGGACGTTACCGGGTTTATCGCCTTCTCGAACCAGTTGTTTTCGATCAGTGCCTGGCCGTTCTGGCGCACGTTCAGGCCGGAACCGGTGATGTTGGTGTACAGGTTGTTGTAAGCGTGAACCAGACCACCACGTTGCAACGGCAGACGGGCGTTAACGTCGTTGTAGTAGTTATGGTGATAGGTAATATTGCGGCCGGTATCACTGCTGCTGGAACCATCCAGACCCACTTTTTTCACACCGTGGATGTAGTTGTAGGAGACGGTGACGGTGTTCGACGCGCCCTTGATATCAACGGCGGATTCAAAGGTGGTGTCGTTGTCCGGTGTGCCGTCGCACTCATGGTTGGCGGCGAACAATTCGTTATGGTCAACCCAGACATTCGGCGAATCGTCGACGCGGATCATGTCGCCATCTTTAGCGCCGCCCGGCAGGTAGCCGATACGCATGTTCTGTACCACCACATCGGAGGATTTCTTAATCCAGATGCCGAAGTTGGCGGAAGAACCGTTGGCGCCAATGATGGTGATGCCTTTGGTGAACTCTTTGATTTCTACGCCACGCGGGTCTTTGCTCCACTGGCCGCAGATATTGGCGGCAGCGGCGTTGATCAACGAGTCTTCGTTACCGGTATAGGTGATTACCAGCGGATAGGCGCCGCCTTTCACTTTTTTGCCGTTGGCATCCAGACGTGCGGCGTCGATGATATTGACGATATCCTGCATCGAGGTTGCGGTCTTGCTGACGGCACCCGTCACGTTGCCCCCTGCAGTAGCGGCGTAGCCACCGGTATCGGTAGCGGCCAGCAAAGGTTGGCTGAGCGCCAGTAACAGTCCAGCGGTAATTGGGGTAATGAGTGATTTCATAGCCAGTATTCCTTTTCTCTAAACCATAAATATGTTGTGGGCATGAGTTATTCCCTGCGCCCGTAGTGGGTGTTGACCGGGATGCATTGGTAAGGCTTGCCAATCTATTCCGGTAACCCACGTCAGTCTTAGTGTAAAAATCAAACAATTCAATAATTGAAATACCATTTCATTATCTTGATCGAATAGATTTTCTAATAGTTTTGAGCGAGCTCACGCTAACGGATTCCGCTAATGACACCGGATGAAATTATTTAGTAAATCTTCATTGTTTTGGTTTGGTATGAATTGTGAAGCCGCTCACTTACATGACGACGAGCCCGTTGATGGGGAATGTGCGGTGCGTGCTTTCCTTTCTCTCCCGCATTTCGCCGTATTTCCACGCTGAATAGCCGCGCTCGTTAATCGAGTGATTCCCTACCCTGCTGTTATCACTGAAATGAGCAGAGGGTGAAGATATGCAACCGGTTGATGAGCTGACGATTTTGGCCGAAGGGCTGCACGATGTGGTACGAAGGCGAATCTTGCGCACTTATATCGCACACATGGAGGAACAACGGCGGCATTTTGCCGGTTTTCAAACCAATCAGCAGGGGGAGTTCGACGCCGGGCTGCGCCCGCTGCTGGGGATGAACCTGTTAAACCTAGGAGACAGCATGGAACCCGGCGCTTATCAGGTGAACAGCAAGCGTTTTGAACGAGCAGTGCTGGATTATTACGCCAGGTTGTGGCGCCTGCCGTCGCCATACTGGGGATACCTGACGGCGATGGGGTCGACCGAAGGCAATCTGTTTGCGCTGTGGAATGCGCGCGATTTTCTGTGCGGAGCGCCCACCACGCAGTGGCCGGCCGCCGCAGGCGTACGCTACGCGCCGGTGGTACTGTATTCCGAACGCAGCCACTATTCGCTGGCCAAGGCGTGCCGGGTATTGCAATTGGCAACCCCCGCCGAGGCGGGCCCCTCGCTGGGGCGTTGCCCGATCAACGCCGGGGTATGGCCGCGGGCGTTGCCTTGCGATGATGCCGGTCGTGTGGATGTGGAGAGCTTGCTGCAACTGGCGACGTTTTTTTATCGCTACCGACGGCCGGTGATTATTTGCCTCACCAGCGGGACCACGTTTAGCGGCGCCTGTGACGACTGGCGGCAGATTACGGCGCAATTGCAGCGGCGGTTGCCGCCGAATACGCCGCAACAACGTAGCTATTGGCTGCATGTCGATGGTGCGTTGTCGTCCAACTATCTGCCGTTTTGGCCGGAACCGGAAGGGTGCCGACTGGCGATTGATGCACAGGCGGCATCGCTGCATTCCATTTGCGCCAGTCCGTATAAATGGCTGAGTATGCCGTGGCCGTGCGGCGTGGTGATGCTGTCCGAGCCTTACCGCACGGTGGCGCTCAGCCGGCCGACTTATATCGGCAGCGGGGATGCCACCTTATCCGGGTCGCGTCCCGGTTTGTCTGCGGTGGTGTTGTGGAACCAACTGTGCCGCTTCGGCGAGCAGGGGCAGCAGGACATGCTCCGCCGCTGTCACGAGATACAGCGTTACGCTTACCAGCGGCTCCGCTATCTGTTTGAGCGGCTTGACCCCGAACGGGAGCGATTGTTTCTGCAACCGCTACTCAGCGGTTCGCTGATAGTGCAGTTCAGCGCGCCGCATCAATCGATTATCGATCGTTTCTCATTATCCAGCGACCAACTGAGGGTGCAGGGAAAGCCCATGCTTTTCTGCCATCTGGTGGTGTTGCCGCATTGCCATCGGGCGCTGGTGGATAACCTGT
Encoded here:
- the dam gene encoding adenine-specific DNA-methyltransferase, with the protein product MKKNRAFLKWAGGKYPLVEEIRRYLPAGERLIEPFVGAGSVFLNTDYDSYILADINSDLINLYKIVKNETDAFISDARKLFIDEVNTSDVFYQLRDEFNLCTNDYRRALLFLYLNRHCYNGLCRYNMRGEFNVPFGRYKKPYFPEEELYWFAEKAQNATFVCEHYQQTLTNATSGSVVYCDPPYAPLSATANFTAYHTNNFNHQDQQNLAQLAQRLSSQNQIPVLISNHDTVLTREWYRDASSLYVVKARRTISRNISGRSKVNELLALYCQATS
- the rpe gene encoding ribulose-phosphate 3-epimerase is translated as MKPFLIAPSILSADFARLGEDTARALAAGADVVHFDVMDNHYVPNLTIGPLVLKSLRNYGITAPVDVHLMVKPVDRLIPDFAEAGASFITFHPEASEHVDRTLQLIKDHGCKAGLVFNPATSLSYLDYVMDKLDIILLMSVNPGFGGQSFIPSTLDKLRQVRRRIDESGYDIRLEVDGGVKVDNIAQIAAAGADMFVAGSAIFGQPDYRAVIDRMRQELKAVRHD
- a CDS encoding HAD family hydrolase, producing the protein PTDRQIQDARTLFDKYYARTVDSGSLLFPEVQDTLDELAGRGFRMAVVTNKPTPFVAPLLDMLGIGRYFSLILGGDDVTEKKPHPAPLYMVLGKLGLRVNELLFVGDSRNDIQAARAAGCPCVGMTYGYNYGEAIALSHPDVVLDRFADLLTLDGLSFLNDQEA
- the trpS gene encoding tryptophan--tRNA ligase gives rise to the protein MSKPIVFSGAQPSGELTIGNYMGALRQWVNMQDDFHCIYCIVDQHAITVRQDPQQLRKATLDTLALYLACGIDPQKSTIFVQSHVPEHAQLSWLLNCYTYFGELSRMTQFKDKSARYEENINAGLFDYPVLMAADILLYQTNQVPVGEDQKQHLELSRDIAQRFNAIYGDVFRVPEPFIPKSGARVMSLLEPTKKMSKSDDNRNNVIGLLEDTKSVVKKIKRAVTDSDEPPVVRYDQQNKAGVSNLLDILSGVTGKSIPDLEKEFEGQMYGHLKGAVADAVSGMLSELQARYHRFRDDEAFLQQVMRDGAQKASARAQETLRKVYDVVGFVARP
- the ppiA gene encoding peptidylprolyl isomerase A, which gives rise to MSKRILAAVVTVFSLTAFSPAFAATTTSTHVLLTTSAGNIELALDDQKAPVSVKNFVDYVNSGFYNGTIFHRVIPGFMVQGGGFSSDMKQKPTNPPIKNEADNGLRNLRGTISMARTSEKDSATSQFFINVADNAFLDHGQRDFGYAVFGKVVKGMEVADKISQVQTENVGPYQNVPSKPIVIQSVKIIKK
- the pelZ gene encoding pectate lyase PelZ yields the protein MKHTLLFTLLFSTSVLTAQAASTAAPDLKGFGTETVAGSGGKVIRVTTLASSGAGSLREALATKGPRIIVFEVGGIIDLNEQDIRLAEPYVTIAGQTAPSPGITLVKGGMSISTHDVLMQHIRFRIGDNGHAKKSGFEKDVSLTGPNAYNVVVDHCSFAWGTDENLSVSGPRYDGQSGTAHNVTFSNNIIAEGLYDSSHSKGIHSMGTLVHDNVTNAAIIGNLYAHNNERNPWFKGATTGVVVNNLIYNPGIWGIRIGAIQSEWEGRSLPVNAKVAIAGNVMYHGANTKSGLSLVGSNTTGGDVWMSDNLAFDKAGKAVAQTSGTGINLLKSAPVWPTGLTAISASSVANQVTQHAGARPKDRDTVDKRIVNDFQKRSGTFVNSQSEVGGYPTATATKRALTIPSTNVDTWLQQMAKELE
- the pelB gene encoding pectate lyase PelB, with the protein product MKSLITPIAAGLLLAFSQYSLAADTGGYTKTDGGDVSGAVKKTASSMQDIVNIIEAAKVDANGKKVKGGAYPLVITYTGNEDSLINAAAANICGQWSKDARGVEIKDFTKGLTIIGANGSSANFGIWIVNSSDIVVRNMRIGYLPGGAQDGDMFRIDNSPNVWLDHNELFAANHECDGTKDGDTTFESAIDIKKGATYVTISYNYIHGVKKVGLSGFSSSDTAERNITYHHNIYSDVNARLPLQRGGNVHAYNNLYTGITSSGLNVRQNGKALIENNWFENAVSPVTSRYDGSNFGTWVLKGNNITKPADFATYNITWTPDTKEYRNADTWTSTGTYPTVPYSYSPVSAQCVKDKLANYAGVGKNLATLASSACK
- the pelC gene encoding pectate lyase PelC yields the protein MKSLITPITAGLLLALSQPLLAATDTGGYAATAGGNVTGAVSKTATSMQDIVNIIDAARLDANGKKVKGGAYPLVITYTGNEDSLINAAAANICGQWSKDPRGVEIKEFTKGITIIGANGSSANFGIWIKKSSDVVVQNMRIGYLPGGAKDGDMIRVDDSPNVWVDHNELFAANHECDGTPDNDTTFESAVDIKGASNTVTVSYNYIHGVKKVGLDGSSSSDTGRNITYHHNYYNDVNARLPLQRGGLVHAYNNLYTNITGSGLNVRQNGQALIENNWFEKAINPVTSRYDGKNFGTWVLKGNNITKPADFSTYSITWTADTKPYVNADSWTSTGTFPTVAYNYSPVSAQCVKDKLPGYAGVGKNLATLTSTACK
- a CDS encoding pyridoxal-dependent decarboxylase, producing the protein MQPVDELTILAEGLHDVVRRRILRTYIAHMEEQRRHFAGFQTNQQGEFDAGLRPLLGMNLLNLGDSMEPGAYQVNSKRFERAVLDYYARLWRLPSPYWGYLTAMGSTEGNLFALWNARDFLCGAPTTQWPAAAGVRYAPVVLYSERSHYSLAKACRVLQLATPAEAGPSLGRCPINAGVWPRALPCDDAGRVDVESLLQLATFFYRYRRPVIICLTSGTTFSGACDDWRQITAQLQRRLPPNTPQQRSYWLHVDGALSSNYLPFWPEPEGCRLAIDAQAASLHSICASPYKWLSMPWPCGVVMLSEPYRTVALSRPTYIGSGDATLSGSRPGLSAVVLWNQLCRFGEQGQQDMLRRCHEIQRYAYQRLRYLFERLDPERERLFLQPLLSGSLIVQFSAPHQSIIDRFSLSSDQLRVQGKPMLFCHLVVLPHCHRALVDNLLWTLAQPGAFPTEKEA